From a region of the Novipirellula artificiosorum genome:
- a CDS encoding type IV pilus twitching motility protein PilT codes for MATLLIDKLLHAAIKQGASDIHIVVGQPPVFRLHGRMRKLDTKTLEAEDAVGLMKSITPERCQRELQESGGADFGFAFGELARFRVSVFKQRGFISMVLRQIPNDKLTPEQLGLPEVVVKLIHRPRGLFLVTGPTGSGKSTTLASLVNLLNETVDHHIITIEDPIEFYHDHIESTINQREVGVDVPSFSEAIRRALRQDPDVILVGELRDLETIEAAISAAETGHVVFGTLHTNSAQGTVNRIIDAFPGNLQDQIRTQLASTLIGVVAQTLIPRIGGGRVAAYEVLVVTPGIANLIRENKTFRINSSMQTGAKFGMQLMDDALFSHWKEEKITVEDALSKAHRPDDLAKRIVQFRHGGGDNPIPIPEDDK; via the coding sequence TTGGCCACCCTCTTAATTGACAAGCTTCTGCACGCCGCGATCAAGCAAGGTGCGAGCGATATCCATATCGTGGTCGGCCAGCCGCCCGTTTTCCGTTTGCACGGGCGAATGCGAAAGCTGGACACAAAGACACTTGAGGCGGAAGATGCGGTGGGATTGATGAAGAGCATCACCCCAGAACGCTGTCAACGAGAGCTTCAAGAATCGGGGGGTGCCGACTTTGGTTTTGCCTTCGGCGAGCTGGCACGATTCCGCGTGTCGGTCTTCAAGCAGCGTGGTTTCATCTCCATGGTGCTGCGGCAGATTCCCAATGACAAATTGACCCCAGAGCAACTCGGTTTGCCTGAGGTTGTCGTCAAATTGATTCATCGTCCGCGTGGATTGTTTCTGGTGACGGGGCCGACCGGTTCGGGGAAAAGTACGACGCTGGCCAGTTTGGTCAATCTGCTCAACGAGACGGTCGACCACCATATCATTACGATCGAAGACCCGATCGAGTTTTACCACGACCACATTGAGAGCACGATCAACCAGCGCGAAGTGGGAGTGGACGTGCCGAGTTTCTCCGAGGCGATTCGGCGAGCGTTGCGGCAAGACCCGGACGTGATTCTGGTCGGCGAGCTTCGCGACTTGGAAACGATCGAAGCCGCGATCAGTGCGGCGGAAACGGGCCACGTTGTTTTTGGGACCTTGCACACCAACAGTGCTCAGGGCACGGTCAACCGAATCATCGACGCGTTCCCCGGCAACTTGCAGGACCAGATCCGAACGCAGCTCGCCAGCACGTTGATCGGTGTGGTGGCTCAAACGCTCATCCCGCGGATTGGTGGCGGTCGAGTTGCGGCCTACGAAGTGTTGGTGGTGACGCCAGGGATTGCCAACCTGATTCGCGAGAACAAGACGTTTCGTATTAACAGTTCGATGCAAACCGGTGCCAAGTTCGGAATGCAATTAATGGATGATGCTCTGTTTAGCCACTGGAAGGAAGAGAAGATCACGGTCGAAGATGCTTTGTCGAAAGCGCACCGGCCGGATGACTTGGCAAAACGTATCGTTCAATTCCGTCACGGCGGTGGCGACAACCCGATCCCTATTCCTGAAGACGACAAGTAG